A stretch of DNA from Penaeus chinensis breed Huanghai No. 1 chromosome 1, ASM1920278v2, whole genome shotgun sequence:
TAAAGTGTATTCCTGTTCTTTAATTGCTACTACCATTCAACcaagtaccctcccccccccaaaaaaaaaaataataataatactaatttgatatatataataaatacaaataaatgaaaataataatttaatatatataacaaataaaaataaatgatcagacaaaataataaaaaaaaccttCCTGAACCACACCTGAGCCACGAGCCCCgcaacccaccctctctcctgcccCACTTTCCCACCGCCCTCTTGACCCACAGAGCAACGTTCGAGCGAATCTCCCAGGACCGCGTGCTATTCGTGGGCTCGACGCTGGTGTCCGCCACGTGGGCCGTCGCCAGCAGGAGAGGAGCTGCTCGTGCGGCGGCCTGTCTCATGGCGCGCACGGGGATTCCTCCTGGGGACTTCCTCGGGCTATCCTCCTGCATCTGGGCCgtcaggagagagaagaaagggctgaggaagaggagaaagctgCTGGAGGCTGAGCAGAGCTGGTGGGAGTTGGTTCGGTCTGGGCAGGTGTGTTTCGGGTCCAGTTCGACGGAGGAATCGGATAATTGATGATTAtggatgtcatcatcatcatcatcagtcaccaacaccatcttcatcatcaacaacattagcatgagcgttattattattgtccaagATCACAGATGATATATTTCCATaaccatagtcatcattatcagcaacgACCTCATATTGATACTAAGACTTATGATAATATTTTACATTTCACTCCATTTATCACCAATTTTAATAGATTTAGagatatactgataataaaaaaaatatagaaaaaaataaataccctTTCATTCGCAAGTACTGAAATACAAACCTACTttttcaaaatggaaaaaaacgaatttatatatctatatatacatacatatagattcatatatatacatacatatttatacacacacacacacacacacatatatatatgtatatatatgtgtatatatatatatatattaaatgttaagATATTCCCgactttgttttttcattttatttctttctgcttTCATTAGTTATTATATCAGTCCAGGGACCTTGGGGTTTTGAGATGAAATAGATGAAGCTTAGCACAAACGTCGAGATGTGTGACTGAAACAACATTAAAAGTCCCATGGCCCTGCAAATAgtcactctctatccctcccttccccctctatctattaacatcgttattttcacgtatatgataatataaaactaAAACATTATAGTGTTATGTATTTCTGCATGTCAGAGAAAGAAAACGCCAACTGCAAAAAGCTGTTTTTTTCAGGAGAGCCAAAAAAACCGAATTTGGCTTTACAATTTGCATTGCAGCTATGATTTTAGTTATTTCTGTCTACCGACGGTTTCTGAAGTTGGTATAAAGTCTATCTTGCATGATACGATAGTTTTTTATTCAAAAAATTAAAGCATATTTAAGTTACGAAAAGTTTTGTAGTTggcgttttttttcctttggtatgAGAAACGTTAACTGCAGAATTCGCCAGTGAGCATAACTTTATCTGCTAAGAAATGCGCCAACTTGGATTACTGCTCGAGAAACGTAGCGAGCAATCTCAACCGCGACTCAAAGACCTGACTAGACGACTCTGAAAGACGGAAACTTCCTGAACTTATTTCTGGAAAGCTTCAGTATATTCATCGAACACAAGGAATTTGAAGTAAACACCGGAACCAAAGAGAAAAGCATCTTTTATTAAACTTTATGGAACAGAAATGTATTTTCTAAATCCTATAATTTTTATGGTTTTCCTCGAAAAATAtaatcccaagaaaaaaaaaatcatgacacaCTGAAAGCTAGTTTCTCGTAAATTGGAAACTTCCTGAACTTATACCTAGAAAGCTTCAGTATATTCATCAAACACAAGAATTTAAAATAGGTACACACCAGAaccaaagaaaaaggaatattttGAACTTTATGGAACAGAAACTTAATGAGTAATACCAACCGGGACTCAAGCAAGCACTTTTTCAATCCTATTCATCAGTATCTAAATCCTCCGCATCGTTGGTTTTGAGGTTCATGTAGAAGGCACGAACGTCACTTCCAAATCGTTGGCACAGAGAAAGAATGTCGTGTTTCTTTGCTGAAGAAATCGGATTGCCTTCGGGGTAAGCGACGGGCAGAGCCGTTGGGAATGCCGTAACTCCTCGGCGCTCCCAGCTCATCTGGTTCATTGGCCCTTCATCGAAATCGTATTTGAAGCTGAAGGAGGTGGTGTTTCGAATGAAGATCCAGCGTGTTTCCAGCCAGTTGATTTCTGTCGAGCTTTTGGGGCTTTTTTTTACGGTGAACCAGAGGTCCTTTCGTCTCGAAGAGTTCCTTAACGTCGTGGATGTCCTCCTTGTTCATGGGTACAACGACGAGCCTCGTCGACTCTCGCCGTGAGGGAACAGACCGGATGAACATGTTCCAGTCTGTTGGGTAGAGAATGATCATGTCTTTCCTCTTGGCTCTTTCGATTCGAGCGTGGGCCTTGTCAGCGTCCATCATCGTGTGGCCAGGTATCAGGTACTTCAGCTCGATGCTGGAGATCCCACCCAAAGAGAATAAATGCAGCATTGCGGCCACGAAAAACCGATTTCGGTTTTGTCCCCCACAGCTATCAGACCACAGAATCCATCGCTTTACTGCTGGGTGGTCTTTGATGAAGAGCCGCAATGCACTGGCTACCTCCAACGCTCCTCGTCTTGCTTGTCCTTCGTGCCATGTGTAGCATCGGCATTGACCCCTTGCTGGGTATACCGTGAGGTTGTAAACGTTCAGCTTCCGCTTGTAGAACCACTCCTTGGACGGATAGAGAGGACAAGGAAGGACTTGCTGGAGGTCAAAAGTAACCGTCATCACATCTGGGTTGTTTTTTGCAAGCTCGATGTCTTTTTGCATTGTAGTGATGGCTTCCTTAAAAGCTTTTTCGTGGgcttctttctcacccccccctgtAGAACAGCGCACGTATCACGATTCCTTGTTTTGATCCGCTCCTGGAACGTCGTTCAAGGTCTCCACTGGGATGCTGGATGTGCTAACAGCATGCTGTTGATGAGGAAGGGGCTCTGCTTCCAGTCGTTGGGATGCAAGTTCCGGACCAGTCTTCGGTTCCATCGTTTCCAGGACTGCAATTTCTAAAGCAGGGTTAGCATCAAACGCAAGGTCTTCTTCGATTGCTCAGttgctgatggtggtggaggaataGGTGACATGTCCCAGGGAACGTCATCCATGTTGGAAGACTCATGGTTCGTAGTAGATGACCAGGGGACTGCTCCTTCTTTGATCTTAGCCCGAGCTAGGGCCACCATCTTGTGAGCTCGGGAAGTCATGTGGAGCctagatgagaggagaaaaagttTGAGAGGATGAtcacactggaaaaaaaaacaatcaagcaTATGAATTTTGGGGATCTTTTCCGTTTCATGGCAAGCACTATTTTTGCACCAAATTTTCGCCAGAAATGCAGATTTTTGTGCTAAACAAGAATATAACATTCATGTTgtggagaaatgaaagagagttgggaaaaaataaataaaataatgcttAAAATAGTGCTTGCCATGAAATGGAAAAGACCCAATTTTTGTTAGATAATTAATCTTTTAATGTTATTTCATTCAGCATTTTTTCAAAGAGCAGAACATTCagaaatatctatgtatttttacgACCATAGTAGATAGAACGTTACGAAAGCTAGAGTTCTTACTTCTCCTTTGGCAGAGCTAGCAAAGCTGGAGTAGGATTCCGCTAGTTGTCGGATTGTTTGACTGAGTGGAAGGATGAGggctgaaataaaagaaataaagaatgataatgtttGATGGGAATTCGATTGGACAGTGGTTGTAGTCCTGATCACTAAAACATTGTGCATCTTTCTCCGGATTCACAAAGCTTTGGCGCAGTTGGCGCTTTTCAAAGCAAAAGACTTTTATTTGTTAGGTAGTTGGCGTTTTTCATATAAAATCGAACCGAACTCACCTCATTAAACGTAGTTGGCTTTTTTCAAACCAAATATTTCCCTGAACATGCGAAGTTGGCGTTTCAGCATAAATGCGACACAGCCTTCCCCTTCCGCTTCTGAAACGCCACTGACGGTTATACAGTCTGCGAAAACGTTGGAGAACATGGCGGCAACGAAATCTGAAAATCTTCGAAAAGTGTAGTTgacgttttttttctctgacccaCAGATTTTATCCCCCAATGTAAACGTGTGTTCTTTAACTGCGTATGTTATAAGTAGCTTGTTATTTCAGCCGCGTCTCTGGGTGGTCCTTGGACCTCAGAGCTCCTTCGAGGATTATTTCCCTCCCTaaggatataaaacaaaacaaaatagatcatcaatatatattctctcatctctccagcTGTTGTTTCACCAAACTTATGACGACGAACCGTTCCTAGAGAAAGTCGGACTGAATAGCTAAAAAGGTCAATTTCCATAATTTCCTCGTAAGATCCAATACCCCATTACCTCACGATCTGTAACGACGCTTTCGGTataaaggtaggtaggtaaagtACCGAAAACCTACCACACTACAGAGAATTTTGCTGAACATGGGTAGGAACACTGGGCGTTAataactggtaaaaaaaaaaagtctgatttACTTAAAGAAGCTGTCTTTTCCCTGGATTTATTCGAGTCGAAGTGTGTCTTCTGTACCATGGCATCCCGATATAATTAAACTAGacactttaataataatatagtttaaTCGCTAGAATTCACAGATTATATCTTTAAAATCtgtttgaaaattataatacgaGTTAACTCGATTTGAACAACatatttttggattttttcaGCTTAGGGCAGTTATCACTGCGCTAATATATACAGTATCAATGATCAAACTTTTATTTTTCCcggccattaccattattatcgtcattttctacCACACGCGGCCCCGGTAAGCGAACTTACAAAATAGTTTCCCTTATGTTGTACCgtttaaagaaaacgagaactatTTTCTTGCCATAGAAAATGTAAGATTTATAAAAGGGAAACTTGCTCATTTTGTTAGTGTTCCCTGcctcatacaaataaaaaaaattatgtaatctatacaaatacataaaaatatacaaactaCAGTTATGCCAGAGTAGTATATATGGTAATAGAGGGTTATTGTAGAGGAATGAAAATTAAAGGGAATAAGTCTTATAATAAGTAAGAAAAGATATAgaatattcgatatatatatatatatatatatatatatatatatatacacacacatacatacatatatgtgtgtgtgtgtgtgtgtgtgtgtgtgtgtgtgtgtgtgtgtgtgtgtgtgtgtgtgtgtgtgtgtgtgtgtgtgtgtgtgtgtgtgtttatcctatTAAATGAGTATgaacccgcacgcacacacacaagcgcttacgcacgcgcgcacaaacacagacgtacacacacataatgacaaATACGTATCATGGAATGTGCAGGCGAGAAGCGTGACATGAAGATCCATTTTACTTCAGCTCAAAAGATGGCGGGAGCGATTTCTAAACGTCATGTTATTCACAGCTATCACCACTTtcttatctatctaatctattcaTAAGCTTTggtacacaaaacaaacagaaaataatctCACCAAATTTGGACTTCTAAGTTATAAGAGTGCTTTTTGCTATTTTATAACTCTACAACTATGTTTTTGTTTAATAGAGAACGCAAGTCTGGACTGTTAGTGACCGTAAGTGGCTAATGGAAGTCGCCTTTGATGGCCTTGTAATGATTTACATGAGAGCAAGTATTTGCGTGGGAGGAACAATGTATCTTATTTAGGTACAAATGTTTAACTGTAATGGTAGGAAGGTAAAATTGCGATCAgtatgtgtgtaggtgagtgtatGTTGTAAATAACTATATGTTGTACGTAAGGGTATAGTTTAAGTTTCCCACAGTCATGTATTACGAGAAAATGTCGCATGCAATGAGCAGAATGATCGAAATAAGACACGTATCATATATGGTATTTTTCCTCCGGAAAATGCCGATAGGAAAGTTGTGCAACACGCAATACTTTGGTATTCAATTGCATAGTGATCACACTAACATTGAGAAAATTAAATGGTATTAGCGCAAACAAAGGGGAAAAACTACATTTACTGATACATGAAGTAATCAACGCAAGCAAAGAATAATgtcagaaacaaagaaagttgATCGTGACAAATGCCTCGTAGAGAGGAAGTCTACGGAGGTCGGGAGCGGGAAAGCCAGTGAGAGACCAGAAGGGTTTACGTTCATATGTCGACGTCTGTGGATTCACAGGACTGGCTGAACAAGAGGGATTTCTCTCACTTAGTTATTTTACGATGAAAAACGGCCACAGTTCACGCCCAATACACGGTGAATAAGGAGACAAGTATATGTTTCATTATCGAGAAGAGAAAGTGACAAAGTACAATTATACTCACTCCAACAttacctcctctcactctccagaTCCTTTTCCTGACGGCGTCAACTTTTGGAGGCTGTGAAGTCAGTAATCCCGAGGACTTCGATGACCTCAACGAAGGCGGTCCTTGGATGGCTGACCCCGAAAGTTTTTGGGAAGCGATGGATGCCTTTCTAGATCTCCATAAACAGATGTCAGGTCAGTGTGTGAAGTAGATgggcggtattattattatcattatcattattgttattatcattattattattattattattattattattattattattattattattgttgtattattattattattattattattattattattattattattattattattattattattactattattattattattattattattattattattattgctactactactattattgttattatcatcattattattattgttgttattattattgttattattttgttattattgttttgttattgttattattaccaatattgttaatattattattattgttattactatctattatcattattgttattattatagttattattattattattattattattataaaagtaattatcattattattattattattattattattattattattattattattaatgttattataattgttattatatttattactattattaatattattctcattatcaccgtcattattattgttataatcctcattatttattattattattattattattattattattattattatagtggctGTGGTTTCTGTgcgggtgcctgtgtgtgtgtgtgtgtgcttgtgtgtcttgTATGTGCGGgtttatttctgtgtatgcatTTGAATGAGAGATTTTTGAGTATGGATcttgtatgtatctttatgtgtgagtatgagtctgagggagggaggtaagaagggagagagagagaaacagagagagagagagagagggagagggagagggagagggagggagggagggagggagggagggagggagggagggagagagagagggagggagagagagagggagggagagagagagggagggagagagagagggagggagagagagagagagagagagagagagagagagagagagagagagagagagagagagagggagagagagagagagagagagagagagagagagagagagagagagagagagaaagagaaagagaaagagaaagagaaagagaaagagaaagagaaaagagagagagggggggggagggagagagaagtaaagagaaaagacgagataggtaaatagagaatggacaaaacatagaaagagagatgggctgaaaaaatggaataagagggaacaaattcagagagagaatacacagatggtgagagagggagataattagAATTAATTTTGTTTGTAATAATTCATCATAACAAAGTTTGCTGCTTTTAGACGAAGATGATTATtactcaattattattattattatagttataataaaaaagataattagtattattatcactattattgttactgttgttgcagttttggttattggtattaatacgttgatattatcattctgattataatcatcatttgtcATTAACCATgccgttaatattactatcagtgtcatcattattttagtcttgttttctttatatttcttatttttaatgcCTTTTAactttaatataattactattatcattatcatggctaGGACTATGATAACTTTAGCTTCAGTGGAAGGAAAGATCCTTGGCCAGCCACGATTCCCGAAGGACTAAAATCGCCCCATTTCACAGACGGAAGCGCCGGCGACGCGTTTCGGCTCCGACGGCAGGAACGCGACGAGAACGAAGACGTCTACGGAGACAACTTCGAAGACAACGACGAAGATGGCTACGGAGACAACTTCGAAGTCAACGACGAAGATGGCTACGGAGACAACTTCGAAGACAACGACGAAGATGGCTACGGAGACAACTTCGAAGACAACGACGAAGATGGCTACGGAGACAACTTCGAAGTCAACGACGAAGATGTCTACGGAGACAACTTCGAAGACGACTTCGAAGACGACttcgaagacgacgacgaaacacccagggcggggaggaggatgaaagccTCTTCCAGTTCCTTCACACGCCCACCGGAGAGTCGCCGGGGTGGGACAATGTGGTTGATCTCGTGCAGTTTGCTGTGGATATTCACGAAGCTGTTTCTCGcattgcaggtgtgtgtgtgtgtgtgtgtgtgtgtgtgtgtgtgtgtgtgtgtgtgtgtgtgtgtgtgtgtgtgtgtgtgtgtgtgtgttgaggactGACATTCCTTTGTTTTCTATAAATGCCAATTATCAAACGGTCTTGAATCATCAACATAATTCCATGGTTCATAAGAATTCCGTAACGATTCAATATTCATCTATGAATCTTGCAGAACGAGGAGACTATGGCACTTCCGGTGAATCGGGAGACGACCACCGACAGGAATTTTCTTACTCGTGGGACCgtcgaggaaaagagaaggacggAGCTACACATTCCCCCCAGGAAGAGGAACTTGACGGAGGACCTCGTACAGAGTCTTCCCCTCTTGAAGGAACCGAAGGAAGTAAGCACCCCTGACCTGCAGGCGAACttcggaagagaaggaggaggagcaagcaaGAGAATCGAAGGAGAGGGTGGAatcggagaggaaagggaaggacgagtggaagggagggagggcgagaacgagagcgagaacgagagcgagaacgagagcgagagcgagagcgacctCCCCCACGACAGGTTTCCCCGAAGCGAAGCGGATAAAGGCaagaaaagcgagaaagggaAATACTGGAGACACAAACCCTTTAAAAGTAGCTTTTCTtcgttcttccccctctttcagtTTGACTTGCCTTTCAGCAATTTCAGGCTCTTGTCTCTGCAAGACCCCTTGCCCCTGCCAGAGGAATAGGGATGGAATTGGAaccatgctcgctctctctctctctctctctctctctctctctctctctctctcttctctctctctatctttctctctctctctctttctctctctcgctctctctctctctctctctctctctctctctttctctctctctatctttctctctctctctctttctctctctctctctctctctctctctctctctctctctctctctctctctctctctctctctctctctctctctctctctctctctctctctctctctctctctctctctctctctctctgtctctctctctgtctctctctctgtctctctctctgtctctctctctctctctctctctctctctctctctctctctctctctctctctgtgtgtgtgtgtgtgggtgtgtgtgtgtgtgtgtgtgtgtgtgtgtgtgtgtgtgtgtgtgtgtgtgtgtgtgtgtgtgtgtgtgtgtgtgtgtgtgtgtgtgtgtgtgtgtgtgtgtgtgtgtgtgtgtgtgtgtgtgctcaagtAGAAGtggctaatggttaatggttacaaagtaaaataaatgtgcaAGCCGTCAGATCataagtaaaatattttttttagcaatGGCCCTATTAATGACTTATTGTTGAGCATATTGTTATATCGTGTTGAATTTAATTTATGCTTCAAGACGTACACCTTGGAAAGtggatttatgattattattgaaatttactTCAAaatcagagaaggagaaagagtaagaaaaggagaaggaaaaagaggagaaggagaaagtgaaaaatggAGTACatacggaggaaggaggaaatggtagaggaggaggggaagaagagaagaaggaggaggagaagaagatgaagaaggagaaagtaaaagagagagagcataaggaggaaatagtagaggaggaggggaagaagagaagaaggaggaggagaaagtgaaagagagagcataAGGAGGAAAcggtaaaggaggagggaaaggacaaagaaaagggagagaagaaagaggaacattggaggaggaagaggcgaaggatgataaagagaaagagagacagatggaggaagatgaagaaggagcgatgggagaggagaaagcaTTCAAATGGAGTTAAAAGTCTTCGAGGAGAAAGGGATGTGATTTTAAGAATGGATCAAAGACTCTCTACTGTTCCTGAGGCTTCCACTTGAAAAGCGATTTTACCTGCAaagcttatttattatttttattgtaagaaCACCTTGAATGTGTGACTCTCCAATACCTTGCTCGtagttgttgggggggggggggcttaggaaacgAGGAGTGACGCCCAATGTAGGGGGTCAGCCCTGCCCTGGGCCCCAACCCTCGCCTCAACTACTGCCGCTTggtcttttcatctcctttccttttgcttttcttcatccccttttccagcctacttatcctaatcattaactcaattttgccgttttcgccacaatactctTATCATAATGCTCTCTCCTCCCGTGACACCTTCCCCTTCTAACAGCCTTTACCCTATACtgtaccccatcagctccccctcgctacccttttcactaccacaGTGCCCTCCAGTACCGTCCAACCTGTTACTTTATCCTAACCAGtgactcattcctaacccttttcgttGTTATACTTTCCCATAGCgcgatatgacctttgatgtcatttagcacttccttccttctcacgctgccgctatattttgaatacgctgccagtgaccttagatgttgacgcggcagaacatTTTCAGTAAATAAAAATCATGTATATGTAACCCACCACGAGGCATTCgttctgtttctgtatgtgtttacCTAGACGATTCCTTACGCATTACTAGTACTAGCTCATATTATTGCAATGAACCTATACATAAATTTCAGAGAAAACGGAAAAGTAATTGTGTTCATGGAGAACGTATAACATGCAAAGGAATTTTGATTTCGTTTGCATAGACTTGCACCAAACAAAAATAACGTGTTACGGGTAACACAtgctaaaacaaatatatttgaataggaacaacaacaagcactACACTGAACACAAACACAACGTGTGTACAAAGACGAGATGAAACAATGCCACAATATAACGTAGAACGTAGCTAATCGAACTTaaaaattaattatttcattaattttgtaGCAGTGCTATGCAAAAGCAGTAACTGAACAAGGTTATGCGCTGACTTTTATTTTAG
This window harbors:
- the LOC125028973 gene encoding uncharacterized protein LOC125028973; translated protein: MFLFNRERKSGLLVTILFLTASTFGGCEVSNPEDFDDLNEGGPWMADPESFWEAMDAFLDLHKQMSDGSAGDAFRLRRQERDENEDVYGDNFEDNDEDGYGDNFEVNDEDGYGDNFEDNDEDGYGDNFEDNDEDGYGDNFEVNDEDVYGDNFEDDFEDDFEDDDETPRAGRRMKASSSSFTRPPESRRGGTMWLISCSLLWIFTKLFLALQNEETMALPVNRETTTDRNFLTRGTVEEKRRTELHIPPRKRNLTEDLVQSLPLLKEPKEVSTPDLQANFGREGGGASKRIEGEGGIGEEREGRVEGREGENESENESENESESESDLPHDRFPRSEADKGKKSEKGKYWRHKPFKSSFSSFFPLFQFDLPFSNFRLLSLQDPLPLPEE